The following proteins are co-located in the Paenibacillus sp. JNUCC32 genome:
- a CDS encoding fumarylacetoacetate hydrolase family protein: protein MCALVNNVYCVGRNYQLHAAELGNAVPEEPMIFLKPSHAVVPLDGSVLKLPMDRGSLHFEGELVIQLAEDYAPGKTVDELVKTMALGIDFTLRDVQTVIKEKGHPWTAAKAFKSSAPLTPSIAFPGTAKLEDKDFTVWKNGAQVQRGNVKDMIFSLQRIIDYIGEHYGLGQGDLIFTGTPAGVGPTESGDVFELFWGDVRLGRCEIG from the coding sequence ATGTGTGCCCTAGTGAATAACGTTTATTGTGTAGGACGTAATTACCAACTGCATGCGGCGGAGCTCGGCAATGCCGTACCGGAAGAGCCGATGATTTTTCTTAAACCCTCGCATGCCGTCGTTCCGCTGGACGGCAGCGTGCTGAAGCTGCCGATGGACAGGGGCAGCCTTCATTTTGAAGGCGAGCTTGTTATTCAGCTTGCAGAGGATTACGCGCCAGGCAAGACCGTGGACGAGCTTGTAAAAACGATGGCCCTTGGCATCGATTTCACGCTGCGTGACGTACAGACGGTCATTAAGGAGAAAGGACACCCGTGGACGGCGGCAAAGGCGTTTAAATCTTCCGCACCGCTTACGCCATCCATTGCTTTCCCGGGAACCGCCAAGCTTGAGGATAAGGATTTTACCGTCTGGAAGAACGGCGCCCAGGTCCAGCGGGGGAATGTGAAGGATATGATCTTCTCTCTTCAGCGCATCATCGATTACATCGGCGAGCATTACGGTCTTGGCCAAGGGGATTTGATCTTCACAGGCACGCCGGCCGGCGTGGGACCCACGGAATCCGGCGACGTGTTCGAACTGTTCTGGGGAGACGTCCGTCTGGGCCGCTGCGAAATCGGGTAA
- the taeA gene encoding ABC-F type ribosomal protection protein TaeA: MNILTVEQVTKSYGDKILFQDASFGMEDQDKIGIIGVNGTGKSTFMRVIAGIEPPDAGKISMGNRIRVRYLAQNPEFDPDNTVLQQVFEGDLPEMKAVREYTETMELLELHPNREDLQQKLLKLNQTLDTLQAWQLESDAKTILSKLGIRNYDAKMGTLSGGQRKRVALAAALIQPSDLLILDEPTNHIDNESVAWLEQYLQKRRGALLMITHDRYFLDRVANVMLELDHGRLFRYEANYSRFLELKAEREEREAASEQKRQNLLRNELAWIRRGAKARTTKQKARIERFEKLKDQEMVHSSGELDVSVASTRLGRKILEIEGLRKKSDDKVLIQDLSYIAVPEDRIGIVGPNGSGKSTLLNLIAGRLQPDAGEVVLGPTVKLGYFTQEHQEMDGSQRVIEYIKDEAEVVRTADGSAITAAQMLERFLFPPALQWTPIAKLSGGEKRRLYLLRVLMSAPNVLLLDEPTNDLDIQTLSVLEQYLDEFPGVCIVVSHDRFFLDRTVEKIMAFEGNGQIRVHVGSYSEYAEWMQRHGGEAAGGKAEASSAKPASGGSGSGSAQEAPRERLKFSYKEQREYEQIDGLIEAAENKLASIQSEMETAGSDAARLQELMKSQEETEGELEHLMERWTYLNELAEKIEQSKKS, from the coding sequence ATGAATATATTGACCGTGGAACAGGTAACGAAAAGCTATGGAGACAAAATTCTGTTTCAGGATGCTTCCTTCGGGATGGAGGACCAGGATAAAATCGGGATCATCGGCGTAAACGGCACGGGGAAATCCACGTTTATGCGCGTTATCGCGGGGATTGAGCCGCCGGATGCCGGTAAAATATCGATGGGCAATCGCATCCGGGTGCGTTATCTGGCCCAGAACCCCGAGTTTGATCCGGACAATACCGTCCTGCAGCAGGTATTTGAGGGCGATCTTCCAGAGATGAAGGCGGTCCGGGAGTACACCGAAACGATGGAACTGCTGGAGCTGCATCCGAATCGCGAAGACCTGCAGCAGAAGCTGCTGAAGCTCAATCAGACGCTGGATACGCTGCAGGCGTGGCAGCTGGAAAGCGATGCGAAAACCATCCTGTCCAAGCTGGGCATCCGGAATTATGACGCGAAGATGGGGACGCTCTCAGGCGGCCAGCGTAAGCGGGTCGCATTGGCTGCGGCCTTGATTCAGCCTTCCGATTTGCTTATCTTGGATGAGCCGACGAACCATATCGACAATGAATCCGTGGCCTGGCTGGAACAGTATCTGCAGAAGCGCCGGGGTGCGCTGCTCATGATTACGCATGATCGGTATTTTCTGGACCGGGTGGCCAATGTCATGCTGGAGCTGGACCACGGGCGGCTGTTCCGATATGAGGCGAATTACAGCCGCTTTCTGGAACTGAAGGCGGAGCGCGAGGAGCGTGAGGCTGCTTCCGAGCAGAAGCGCCAGAATTTGCTGCGGAACGAACTGGCCTGGATTCGCCGAGGAGCCAAGGCGCGTACGACCAAGCAGAAGGCGAGGATCGAACGATTCGAGAAGCTCAAGGATCAGGAGATGGTACACAGCTCCGGCGAACTGGACGTCTCGGTCGCTTCTACCCGGCTGGGACGAAAAATTCTGGAGATTGAAGGTCTGCGGAAGAAGAGCGACGACAAAGTTCTCATTCAGGATCTTTCCTACATTGCCGTTCCCGAGGATCGGATCGGCATCGTTGGCCCGAACGGCAGCGGCAAATCCACGCTGCTCAATCTGATTGCCGGGCGGCTTCAGCCGGATGCCGGGGAAGTCGTGCTTGGCCCCACGGTCAAGCTCGGTTATTTCACCCAGGAGCATCAGGAGATGGACGGCAGTCAGCGAGTGATTGAGTATATCAAGGATGAAGCGGAGGTTGTCCGCACGGCGGACGGCTCGGCCATTACCGCGGCCCAGATGCTGGAACGCTTCCTGTTCCCGCCGGCGCTGCAGTGGACGCCGATCGCCAAGCTGTCCGGGGGCGAAAAGCGCAGGCTGTACCTGCTGCGGGTGCTGATGAGCGCGCCGAACGTGCTGCTTCTCGATGAACCGACCAATGATCTGGACATTCAGACGCTGTCCGTCCTGGAGCAGTACCTGGATGAATTCCCGGGCGTCTGCATCGTGGTATCCCATGATCGCTTTTTCTTGGATCGAACGGTGGAAAAGATCATGGCGTTTGAGGGCAATGGACAGATCCGTGTCCATGTCGGCTCTTACAGCGAATATGCCGAATGGATGCAGCGCCATGGCGGCGAAGCCGCCGGGGGCAAGGCGGAAGCATCCAGTGCCAAGCCTGCTTCGGGAGGCTCAGGCAGCGGTTCCGCTCAGGAAGCGCCGCGGGAGCGCTTGAAATTCAGTTATAAAGAACAGCGGGAGTACGAGCAGATTGACGGTCTTATCGAAGCCGCCGAGAACAAGCTCGCTTCGATTCAATCGGAGATGGAGACCGCCGGCAGCGATGCGGCCAGGCTTCAGGAGCTGATGAAGTCCCAAGAGGAGACGGAAGGCGAGCTGGAGCATTTGATGGAGCGCTGGACCTATCTGAACGAGCTTGCGGAGAAGATTGAGCAGAGCAAGAAATCTTGA
- a CDS encoding O-methyltransferase, with product MLTTPDDYVNQLYPEDEELRLVIEAIREHGMPEVSVAPAYGRLLTMLVQAAGARNILEIGALGGYSGICLCRGLAADGKLTSLELKEEYAALAGRHLEKAGFKDQVEYRIGPAADSLEALKQEGRTFDFFFIDADKENYPLYLEYAMELANPGALIAGDNCFLRGRTLNSEKNGPSVQAVRRFNEIIATDERLISTLLPAYDGLILARVKE from the coding sequence TTGCTTACGACCCCTGATGATTATGTTAACCAATTATACCCTGAAGATGAAGAGCTTCGGCTTGTAATAGAAGCCATCCGCGAGCATGGGATGCCGGAGGTTTCGGTGGCACCGGCATACGGCCGGCTGCTGACCATGCTGGTACAGGCTGCCGGCGCAAGGAATATTCTCGAAATCGGCGCCCTTGGCGGCTATAGCGGCATCTGTCTGTGTCGCGGACTTGCAGCCGACGGCAAGCTCACGTCCTTAGAGCTGAAGGAAGAATACGCGGCACTCGCAGGACGTCATCTGGAGAAGGCCGGATTCAAGGATCAGGTGGAGTACCGCATCGGTCCGGCGGCGGATAGCCTGGAGGCGTTGAAGCAGGAAGGGCGGACATTCGATTTTTTCTTTATTGATGCGGATAAGGAGAACTATCCTCTGTACTTGGAATATGCCATGGAGCTTGCCAATCCCGGTGCCCTCATTGCCGGAGACAATTGCTTTTTGCGGGGCCGGACGCTGAACTCGGAGAAGAACGGTCCTTCGGTTCAGGCCGTCCGCCGCTTTAATGAAATCATCGCGACGGACGAGAGGCTGATCAGCACGCTGCTGCCCGCCTATGACGGGCTGATCCTTGCGCGCGTGAAGGAATGA
- a CDS encoding THUMP domain-containing class I SAM-dependent RNA methyltransferase: MPRLQLIATAPMGLEAVVARELKELGYADMEVENGRVTFSGDLIDICRCNLWLRTSDRILVKMGEFTALTFDELFEGTKALPWEEWIPADGEFPVEGRSHKSQLSSVPACQGIVKKAIVEKLKLSHRTEWFPEDGPRYVVEVSLLKDRAILTLDTTGPALHKRGYRKLVTEAPLKETMASALLQLSRWGPHRPLYDPCCGSGTILIEAAMMAWNIAPGLRRSFPSEHWDIIGDSLWEDAREEAFDAVKDDIPLHIAGSDIDPKAIEVAKAAAKSAGLAGEIDFRVLPAAKAIPDGEFGCIITNPPYGERLSEKEEVERLIRQFGSVMHSLPTWSFFAISPTKQFEHYFGRKADKRRKLFNGRIECQYYQYLGPLPPRNKSAE; this comes from the coding sequence ATGCCTCGATTACAATTGATCGCGACGGCCCCGATGGGGCTGGAAGCCGTCGTTGCCCGCGAGTTGAAAGAGCTCGGGTATGCCGACATGGAAGTAGAGAATGGAAGAGTTACCTTTTCGGGTGACCTGATCGATATTTGCCGCTGCAATCTATGGCTCCGGACGTCGGACCGAATCCTCGTCAAGATGGGGGAATTTACGGCCCTGACCTTCGACGAGCTCTTTGAAGGAACAAAAGCGCTGCCGTGGGAGGAATGGATTCCGGCAGATGGCGAATTCCCCGTGGAAGGACGTTCCCATAAATCGCAGCTTAGCAGCGTTCCCGCCTGTCAGGGCATCGTGAAAAAAGCTATCGTGGAGAAGCTGAAGCTCTCGCACCGCACGGAATGGTTCCCCGAGGACGGTCCCCGTTATGTAGTCGAGGTATCTCTCTTGAAGGATCGAGCCATCCTGACGCTGGATACGACAGGGCCAGCCCTGCATAAACGAGGTTACCGCAAGCTGGTGACGGAAGCTCCGCTGAAAGAAACGATGGCTTCCGCCCTGCTGCAGTTAAGCCGCTGGGGCCCGCATCGCCCGCTGTATGACCCGTGCTGCGGTTCGGGCACGATCCTGATTGAAGCCGCCATGATGGCCTGGAACATTGCGCCTGGCCTGCGCCGGTCGTTCCCGTCCGAGCACTGGGATATCATCGGAGACAGCCTGTGGGAGGATGCGCGCGAGGAGGCGTTTGATGCGGTGAAAGACGATATACCGCTCCATATCGCAGGAAGCGATATCGACCCGAAAGCCATCGAAGTAGCCAAAGCCGCTGCCAAAAGCGCGGGGCTTGCCGGCGAAATCGACTTCAGGGTCCTTCCAGCGGCCAAAGCCATCCCTGATGGCGAATTCGGCTGTATTATCACTAATCCGCCTTACGGCGAACGGTTAAGCGAGAAAGAGGAAGTTGAACGTTTGATCCGCCAATTCGGCTCCGTCATGCATTCGCTTCCGACCTGGTCCTTCTTCGCGATCAGCCCGACCAAGCAATTCGAGCATTACTTCGGCCGCAAGGCGGACAAGCGCCGCAAGCTGTTCAACGGCCGGATCGAGTGCCAGTATTATCAATATCTGGGGCCCTTGCCACCGCGTAACAAATCGGCGGAATAA
- the hemH gene encoding ferrochelatase gives MKNKIGVLVMSYGTPESMEGIESYYTHIRRGNKPSEEQLKELTDRYEAIVGGVFPLRENTDRQVRTLQDTLNADPRAIDLEFVCYQGLKHAAPYIEDGVEQMVRDGIKEAVGIVLAPHYSTMSIGSYVKRAQAKADELGLQISFVESYHMHPKLIEAFADRVSAKLNQFEQAGAVRDSVRVLFSAHSLPERILSVGDPYQDQLLETSKAVAEKAGVKQWQFTWQSAGRTAEPWLGPDILDTLQALNKEEQVEDVLVAPVGFVSDHLEVLYDLDIEAKSIAKEMDMRLERIDSLNSDPLYMEALSDSVITLIGL, from the coding sequence ATGAAGAATAAGATTGGCGTATTGGTCATGTCCTACGGCACGCCGGAGAGCATGGAAGGAATCGAAAGTTATTATACGCATATCCGCCGCGGAAATAAGCCGTCGGAAGAGCAGCTCAAGGAGCTGACGGACCGCTATGAGGCGATTGTGGGAGGCGTGTTTCCGCTCCGCGAGAACACGGACCGGCAGGTCCGCACGCTGCAGGATACATTAAATGCGGATCCCCGGGCCATCGATCTTGAGTTCGTGTGTTATCAAGGCTTGAAGCACGCGGCTCCGTATATCGAAGACGGCGTGGAGCAAATGGTCCGGGACGGCATCAAGGAAGCCGTCGGCATCGTGCTGGCTCCCCACTACTCCACCATGAGCATCGGATCCTACGTGAAGCGTGCCCAGGCGAAGGCCGATGAGCTGGGACTTCAGATTTCGTTCGTGGAGAGCTATCACATGCATCCGAAACTGATCGAGGCTTTTGCAGACCGGGTGTCGGCGAAGCTGAACCAGTTCGAGCAAGCGGGGGCTGTTCGGGACAGCGTGAGGGTGCTGTTCAGTGCCCACAGCCTTCCGGAACGCATTTTGTCCGTCGGAGATCCTTATCAGGATCAGCTGCTTGAGACATCCAAGGCCGTAGCCGAGAAGGCAGGCGTGAAGCAGTGGCAGTTTACGTGGCAAAGCGCCGGCCGGACGGCGGAGCCTTGGCTGGGCCCGGACATTCTGGATACGCTGCAGGCGCTGAACAAAGAAGAACAGGTGGAGGACGTGCTGGTCGCGCCGGTCGGTTTCGTATCGGACCATCTTGAGGTGCTGTACGATTTGGATATCGAAGCTAAAAGCATTGCCAAGGAGATGGATATGCGGCTTGAGCGCATCGACTCCTTGAACAGCGACCCGCTCTATATGGAGGCGCTGAGCGACTCCGTGATCACCTTGATTGGACTGTAA
- a CDS encoding DUF92 domain-containing protein: protein MDWLIGAAGAVIVAGAAYRKRSLSESGALAAILMGTIYYGAGNAFWFGTLLLFFITSTLLSRHGKQRKADLEKSYAKTGRRDAGQVFANGGIGMVLCLLNVWIPSHLWVYLFIGVMATVTADTWATEVGSLSRKPPRSVLNGRVLTAGESGGVSWVGSAAAAAGSMLIGAGGWLLAEWSGMNADLLPYVLAALAGGMVGAFADSYLGATMQVMYRCPACGKSVEVSRHCGQDTVRMRGHAWMSNDAVNLVSSLLGGAAAYGIAAWIAL, encoded by the coding sequence ATGGATTGGCTGATCGGGGCAGCGGGTGCCGTCATCGTGGCAGGAGCCGCTTACAGGAAACGATCGTTATCGGAATCCGGAGCCTTAGCCGCTATTCTGATGGGTACCATATATTACGGAGCAGGGAACGCGTTTTGGTTCGGAACCCTGCTTCTTTTTTTCATAACGTCCACGCTGCTCTCGCGGCATGGGAAGCAGCGGAAGGCGGACCTGGAGAAATCCTATGCCAAGACCGGCCGGCGGGATGCCGGTCAGGTCTTCGCCAATGGCGGCATCGGCATGGTGCTGTGTCTGTTGAACGTATGGATTCCGTCCCATCTGTGGGTGTACCTGTTTATAGGCGTCATGGCTACGGTGACGGCGGATACCTGGGCCACGGAGGTAGGCAGCCTTAGCCGGAAGCCCCCGCGTTCCGTGCTGAACGGAAGGGTGCTGACAGCCGGGGAATCCGGCGGCGTGTCCTGGGTCGGCTCCGCGGCGGCGGCGGCAGGGAGTATGCTGATTGGGGCAGGCGGATGGCTGCTGGCCGAGTGGAGCGGCATGAATGCGGATCTGTTGCCGTATGTCCTGGCTGCCCTTGCGGGCGGCATGGTCGGAGCTTTTGCCGATTCGTACCTCGGTGCGACCATGCAGGTAATGTATCGCTGCCCGGCGTGCGGCAAATCGGTGGAAGTGTCTCGACATTGCGGCCAGGATACGGTGCGCATGCGCGGACATGCCTGGATGTCCAACGATGCGGTCAATCTGGTCAGCTCATTGCTTGGCGGCGCGGCAGCTTATGGGATTGCGGCGTGGATTGCGTTATAA
- a CDS encoding CapA family protein: protein MQHLSRSEKSKAEKKARKQRTGQVWLILNLCLIFMIAALLVYHFKFKEDPVPQTAYPPGMPDFGMEGEQAGSTGSGQQDVGAGTDSDPSTTTEPGEPPDSAITGPDGSAADEPADDEMAARVVMHFAGDTLFSGKVEAELKKHGYDYPYKHLGTAFLEDDLTVLNLETPVTTGGVGAANKKFVFKSSPDVLPALRDAGVEAVNLANNHILDQGQEGLLDTLKHLKDHDIRYVGAGRNEEEAFAAEYFELQGMTVALLGFSRVLPETTWYALENRPGVAGAYDHVLPKAVEAIQEARNKADLVVVIAHWGEELHKTPNVHQINLSRAFIDGGADLIIGGHPHVLQGLEQYKGKWIAYSTGNFIFTKSSNADTWKTAVFRASCSKQGDCDLKLTPYRTEIGQVIPFEGKEAEALLKEVQDRSVGGVKIARDGEVIAGKAAD, encoded by the coding sequence ATGCAGCATCTGTCACGATCAGAGAAAAGCAAGGCCGAGAAGAAGGCCCGTAAGCAGCGAACCGGACAGGTTTGGCTCATTCTGAACCTATGCCTGATTTTTATGATCGCTGCTTTGCTTGTTTATCATTTTAAATTCAAGGAAGATCCGGTTCCGCAAACGGCTTATCCCCCTGGTATGCCGGACTTTGGCATGGAAGGGGAGCAGGCGGGAAGCACCGGCTCCGGGCAGCAGGATGTAGGCGCGGGAACGGATTCGGATCCTTCGACGACGACGGAGCCCGGCGAACCTCCCGATTCCGCTATAACGGGGCCTGATGGCAGCGCAGCGGATGAACCTGCCGATGACGAGATGGCAGCGCGGGTGGTCATGCATTTTGCAGGGGACACGTTGTTCTCGGGCAAGGTGGAGGCTGAGCTGAAGAAGCATGGATACGATTATCCCTACAAGCACCTGGGTACCGCATTTCTGGAGGACGACCTAACCGTGCTTAATCTGGAAACCCCGGTTACGACCGGAGGCGTTGGCGCCGCCAACAAGAAATTCGTATTCAAGTCCTCTCCGGACGTATTGCCCGCCCTCCGGGATGCCGGGGTGGAAGCCGTTAATCTGGCTAACAATCACATTCTGGATCAGGGGCAGGAGGGGCTATTGGATACCTTGAAGCACCTGAAGGACCATGATATCCGTTATGTGGGAGCAGGACGGAATGAGGAAGAAGCCTTTGCGGCCGAATATTTCGAGCTTCAGGGCATGACGGTTGCCTTGCTTGGGTTCAGCCGCGTCCTGCCGGAGACGACCTGGTATGCGCTGGAGAACAGGCCGGGGGTCGCCGGGGCTTATGACCATGTGCTGCCCAAGGCGGTTGAAGCGATCCAGGAGGCAAGGAACAAGGCCGATCTGGTGGTTGTCATCGCCCATTGGGGGGAGGAGCTTCATAAGACGCCGAATGTCCATCAGATCAATCTGTCACGCGCATTCATTGACGGCGGCGCCGATCTGATTATCGGCGGCCACCCGCATGTGCTGCAGGGATTGGAGCAGTACAAGGGCAAGTGGATTGCGTACAGCACCGGCAATTTCATCTTTACCAAATCGTCGAATGCGGATACGTGGAAAACAGCCGTGTTCCGGGCTTCATGCAGCAAGCAAGGAGACTGCGACCTGAAGCTGACGCCTTACCGTACGGAGATCGGACAGGTCATTCCGTTTGAAGGCAAAGAAGCTGAAGCCCTGCTGAAAGAGGTCCAGGATCGATCCGTCGGCGGCGTCAAAATAGCGCGTGATGGTGAAGTTATAGCAGGCAAGGCCGCAGACTAA
- a CDS encoding glycerophosphodiester phosphodiesterase: MNNLCVAHRGFSGKAPENTRAAIQMAMDEPFVHWMEIDVQLTQDGVPVVIHDFSVDRTTTGKGKVKDLTWQQIRRMDAGEWKGRQFRGEQVPSLDEVLQLVKGRLKLNIELKTSGDMYPGLEAAVLERIQAHRMLPDVVLTSFEPKALMKAKELEPDVKTGLIIDAHPRNLLARLKQMKCSFLSIGYSHLDAAFASDLVKNGITPMAWTVDDAKSMRSLARMNPAIMICTNRPDTWGQIFIHKIAPKVPFWRRKWRF; this comes from the coding sequence ATGAACAATTTATGCGTGGCTCACCGGGGGTTTTCCGGTAAAGCGCCTGAAAATACGCGCGCAGCCATTCAGATGGCGATGGATGAGCCCTTCGTGCATTGGATGGAGATTGATGTGCAGCTGACTCAGGACGGGGTCCCTGTCGTGATCCATGACTTCAGCGTGGATCGTACGACGACCGGGAAGGGCAAGGTGAAGGATCTGACCTGGCAGCAAATCCGGAGGATGGACGCCGGAGAATGGAAGGGACGCCAGTTCAGGGGAGAGCAGGTTCCATCGCTGGATGAGGTCCTGCAGCTGGTCAAAGGCCGATTGAAACTTAACATCGAACTCAAAACGAGCGGGGACATGTATCCCGGCCTGGAAGCCGCTGTCCTGGAGCGGATTCAAGCCCACCGGATGCTGCCGGACGTGGTGCTTACTTCGTTTGAACCGAAAGCTTTGATGAAGGCAAAGGAATTGGAGCCCGACGTGAAAACCGGACTTATCATCGATGCGCATCCTCGCAATTTGCTGGCACGCTTGAAGCAAATGAAATGTTCCTTTTTATCCATCGGCTATTCCCACCTGGATGCGGCTTTTGCGTCGGATCTGGTGAAGAACGGCATTACGCCCATGGCTTGGACGGTGGATGATGCGAAGAGCATGAGGTCGCTCGCCCGAATGAATCCCGCCATCATGATCTGTACGAACCGGCCCGATACATGGGGCCAAATCTTTATTCATAAAATTGCACCAAAAGTTCCGTTCTGGCGAAGAAAATGGAGGTTTTAA
- the hemE gene encoding uroporphyrinogen decarboxylase, with protein MTYNDQFIRACRKQEVDHVPVWYMRQAGRYDPEYRKIKEKYSLLEICSQPELAAEVTLMPVRKLGVDAAILYSDIMNPVASIGVDFDIVKNIGPVIDNPIRSAADVEKLRPIDVEGDLGHVLETIRILDKELDVPLITFAGAPFTIASYLIEGRPSKNYLRTKELMYSEPKVWFSLMDKLGDMVIAYLRAHVANGGKAFQLFDSWVGALSPKDFQTFVLPTIQRIFAELQDLSVPKIYFPGVSSGELLPTLTDLSTDVIGLDWRVSITEGRRRLEHKYAVQGNLDPTVLTGPMPVIQQYAKEIIDQGIQEPGFVFNLGHGLFPEASLEKLRELTSYIHEYSAQALQAGAQRS; from the coding sequence ATGACCTATAACGATCAATTCATCCGCGCTTGCCGCAAGCAGGAAGTGGACCACGTTCCTGTATGGTACATGCGACAAGCGGGACGCTACGACCCGGAGTATCGAAAGATTAAAGAAAAGTACTCCCTGCTGGAAATATGCAGTCAACCCGAGCTGGCGGCAGAAGTGACCCTGATGCCGGTACGGAAGCTCGGCGTGGACGCGGCTATTTTATATTCCGATATCATGAATCCCGTTGCCTCGATCGGGGTAGACTTCGATATTGTGAAAAATATCGGTCCCGTAATCGACAATCCGATCCGATCCGCAGCGGATGTAGAGAAGCTTCGCCCGATCGACGTGGAAGGTGATCTTGGCCATGTATTGGAGACGATCCGCATTCTGGACAAGGAGCTCGACGTTCCGCTCATTACGTTTGCCGGTGCTCCGTTCACGATTGCCAGTTATCTCATCGAAGGCAGACCTTCCAAAAATTATCTTCGCACGAAAGAGCTTATGTACAGCGAGCCGAAGGTATGGTTTTCGCTGATGGACAAGCTCGGCGACATGGTGATCGCTTATTTGCGCGCCCACGTGGCAAACGGCGGGAAAGCGTTTCAATTGTTCGACAGCTGGGTTGGAGCTTTGTCTCCAAAGGATTTCCAAACGTTTGTCCTTCCAACCATTCAGCGTATCTTTGCCGAGCTTCAGGACCTAAGCGTTCCGAAGATCTATTTCCCGGGGGTAAGCTCAGGAGAGCTGCTGCCTACGCTTACGGATCTCAGCACGGATGTCATCGGTCTCGACTGGCGAGTGTCCATTACGGAAGGACGCCGCCGTTTGGAGCATAAATATGCCGTTCAGGGCAATTTGGATCCGACGGTTCTGACCGGGCCGATGCCGGTCATTCAGCAGTATGCCAAAGAAATTATCGATCAGGGGATTCAGGAGCCGGGCTTTGTGTTTAATCTAGGACACGGTTTATTCCCGGAGGCTTCTCTGGAGAAGCTGCGTGAGCTGACCTCGTATATTCACGAATACTCCGCTCAAGCATTGCAGGCAGGAGCACAACGCTCTTAA
- a CDS encoding MFS transporter, whose protein sequence is MTNWKINLIVLWFGQFLVNSGMTMITPFLTLYLAQDLNVVGDREIGVWAGLIFAANFLTSFIFQPIWGKVADKYGRKIMLLRSGFGMALVIACMGFATHPWHLLALRLLNGTISGFNPAAISLVSGTTPKNRMGFAMGIMQSGQVAGTILGPLIGGLMASWVGFRPIFYITGGLIFTASLLALFLVKENFNRERAAKAPQPSVIAGLKELSHIPQLPALFAVTFLLQFAMISPMALLPLYVQKLHGSAVDIAIWAGFVVAVTGLSNMIASPILGKFSDKVGAHRILTYALIGTGLTLIPQAFVQSVWQLIIVRFMMGVFMGGLLPSVNALIRSYTPDGMESRSFGFNTSSLALGNMLGAVIGGFLSGFIGIEGLFITSGCLLIINMLWVRRKLFSHKPSPKYR, encoded by the coding sequence TTGACCAATTGGAAAATCAATCTCATTGTGCTTTGGTTCGGGCAGTTCTTGGTCAACTCCGGGATGACCATGATCACCCCGTTCCTGACATTGTATTTGGCGCAGGACCTGAATGTCGTAGGAGACCGGGAGATAGGCGTATGGGCCGGATTGATCTTTGCGGCCAACTTCCTGACCTCGTTTATTTTTCAGCCGATCTGGGGAAAAGTCGCCGATAAGTACGGACGCAAAATCATGCTGCTGCGCTCCGGCTTCGGCATGGCGCTTGTCATCGCATGCATGGGCTTTGCCACCCATCCGTGGCATCTGCTGGCTCTTCGGCTGCTGAACGGTACCATATCGGGATTTAACCCTGCGGCGATATCGCTCGTATCGGGCACGACGCCCAAGAATCGGATGGGGTTTGCGATGGGCATCATGCAATCCGGACAAGTCGCCGGCACCATACTCGGTCCGTTGATCGGCGGACTCATGGCCAGCTGGGTCGGCTTCCGGCCGATTTTCTATATTACAGGCGGGTTAATCTTTACGGCCTCGCTGCTCGCCTTGTTCCTCGTCAAGGAAAACTTCAACCGCGAGCGGGCGGCCAAGGCGCCGCAGCCATCGGTTATCGCCGGGCTCAAGGAGCTGAGCCACATTCCGCAGCTGCCGGCGTTATTCGCCGTCACGTTCCTGCTTCAATTCGCGATGATCAGCCCTATGGCGCTGCTCCCGCTGTATGTTCAGAAGCTTCATGGATCCGCGGTGGATATCGCGATATGGGCCGGATTCGTCGTGGCGGTCACGGGGCTGTCGAACATGATCGCCTCCCCGATACTCGGCAAGTTCAGCGACAAGGTCGGCGCGCACCGCATACTGACGTACGCCTTGATCGGTACGGGACTTACGTTGATCCCGCAAGCCTTCGTGCAATCCGTGTGGCAGCTGATCATCGTGCGGTTCATGATGGGCGTGTTCATGGGCGGGCTGCTGCCAAGCGTCAACGCGCTGATTCGCTCCTACACGCCGGACGGCATGGAAAGCCGCTCCTTCGGCTTCAACACAAGCTCGCTTGCGCTTGGCAACATGCTGGGCGCGGTAATCGGCGGATTCTTATCCGGATTCATCGGAATCGAAGGATTGTTCATTACATCCGGCTGCCTGCTGATCATCAATATGTTATGGGTGAGACGGAAACTGTTCTCGCATAAGCCTTCGCCCAAATACCGTTGA